The sequence TGAAAAAGGAAATGTGGTTGGGACCATGCTACACCCATGAAATATGACATCCATGTGAAAAGGGAAACGTTTACTATCGGCCGGCCGCCTCGTTCGCTACGTGCGTTGGGCTCGCGCGCTCAAGCCACGTCATGCTGGCCCAACCGCaccgttttttttctttctttttctctaatTGGGAACCTCATCCACTCGTTCCTTCATCTTTCTTGTGCCGCTGATTTCTCCGCCGAGCTCGCCTCTTCCTCTTTCTTCCGACCTCCCCGGCgctgcggcgccccccccccccccccccccccaaatccaaTTCCGGTATGCTGGAAACCAACAATGTGCGGCGTTGAACCCCATCCAGGGGGAATTTTGCTTCAGCCGGCGATGATGGTGGTTGGCGACGATGGCAGTGGCGGAGAATAGGTTGgtattttttgatttgtttttgctAGAACCAGgtttgatttttgctggaacctACTTGCATTTTTGCTGCAACAGGAAGATCACAATGCTCGGCGGCGACGGCATGGCCACTATGAATTGTTTTTGCTGGAATCAGCAATgctttttgctggaaccaacctTTGCTTCTGCTACATCAGAGAAGACTACGTGGTGGGAATCAGCTACATCCAGCGATTTTTTTTGCTACTTCCGTCATCAATTTTTGTTGGAACCAGCACAAGCGTCGGCTACGTCCGTCGGACGGCGGAGCTACAATCAGCGGGGAAATGCTACAATCGGTGCGTCAAATTGCTACTGCCGGCATTTTTTTTGCTGAGCAGTCGAGAGTAGGTGCGGTGGAGCTGCATCCAGCGACGTAATTTGCTACTTCACGCATTGATTTTTGCTGGAGCGGGTTGCGGCATGATACATCCATGGCCTGAGTTTGTGCTGGATGCTACAACCATGCCTTTTTTTGCTGGAGCCGGCTGCGGTGTGCTACAACCGTGGCTGCGAGGGGAGCGTATGGTACTGGAAGGGGGGAAGGTCAGCTGCTGGCAACGGTGATAGCCggacttttttttttgaaaggaacaCAAATGTA comes from Triticum aestivum cultivar Chinese Spring chromosome 5B, IWGSC CS RefSeq v2.1, whole genome shotgun sequence and encodes:
- the LOC123110612 gene encoding uncharacterized protein, with the translated sequence MAVAENRKITMLGGDGMATMNCFCWNQQCFLLEPTFASATSEKTTWWESATSSDFFCYFRHQFLLEPAQASATSVGRRSYNQRGNATIGFAFKIDLDMLQRRPGSKGVLCEVFFSARGTTAVLTWQQVRPVARLAS